From Erigeron canadensis isolate Cc75 chromosome 8, C_canadensis_v1, whole genome shotgun sequence, one genomic window encodes:
- the LOC122579390 gene encoding protein LAZY 1-like, whose amino-acid sequence MKLLDWMHRKFRNGEPLKEISTGNPCICLMGQPSLDDFEYYPKSNYHAKPSNKSRETQLRKSFACLEGVRAEEDHTEDESSAALSELFHGFLAIGTLGMDPVTSDPGTPTFSTSVEYIMEKETEATENELQFINDELEKVLTGEGKEDDSSARNSYVSNGRSSHGSTITLSGKPLEAADSENGSVACPLQGYLFGSAVGLPETTTGKKEHRTSLGELFQKTKLADENTGNKCNKLEKQKDKETEKSAVHLMKKILKGRKASGGTGSMDTASADKKLNKILHMFHRKVHPERTTKSQNQSKNMMNATSVNEEVYKKGNQMMSGEDITIIPERDMSKKIATYKKSNICGANDSNENRECWIKSDADYLVLEL is encoded by the exons ATGAAG TTGCTAGATTGGATGCACCGCAAGTTTCGTAATGGTGAGCCACTAAAAGAAATTTCTACAG GGAACCCATGCATTTGTCTTATGGGGCAACCATCACTTGATGACTTTGAATACTATCCTAAATCAAACTATCATGCCAAACCATCAAACAAATCACGAGAAACCCAGCTACGGAAATCATTTGCATGTCTAGAGGGAGTAAGAGCAGAGGAAGATCATACGGAAGATGAATCATCTGCTGCTCTTAGTGAACTCTTTCATGGATTTTTAGCAATCGGGACACTTGGCATGGATCCAGTTACTAGTGATCCAGGAACACCAACTTTTTCCACCTCAGTTGAGTACATAATGGAAAAAGAAACTGAAGCAACAGAAAATGAGCTGCAATTCATCAATGATGAGTTAGAAAAGGTACTCACTGGTGAGGGAAAAGAAGATGATTCATCTGCGAGAAACAGTTACGTTAGCAATGGAAGAAGCAGCCATGGTAGTACTATTACACTCAGTGGGAAGCCTCTGGAAGCTGCAGATAGTGAAAACGGGTCTGTTGCCTGTCCGCTGCAGGGCTATCTGTTTGGTTCGGCAGTTGGACTCCCAGAGACAACAACAGGAAAGAAAGAACATAGAACATCACTAGGGGAGTTGTTTCAGAAAACCAAACTGGCAGACGAAAACACTGGAAATAAGTGTaacaagttagaaaaacaaaaagataagGAAACCGAAAAGTCTGCTGTCCACTTGATGAAAAAGATACTGAAAGGAAGAAAAGCATCCGGTGGAACTGGAAGCATGGATACTGCTTCAGCTGATAAGAAACTGAACAAG ATCCTACATATGTTCCACAGGAAAGTTCATCCTGAAAGAACAACAAAATCTCAAAATCAGTCTAAAAATATGATGAATGCCACCTCTGTCAACGAGGAGGTTTATAAAAAGGGAAACCAGATGATGTCGGGGGAAGATATCACTATTATTCCTGAGAGAGATATGTCTAAAAAGATTGCAACCTATAAGAAAAGCAACATATGTGGTGCCAATGATTCAAATGAGAACAGAGAATGCTGGATCAAATCCGATGCAGACT ACCTGGTGCTGGAATTGTAG
- the LOC122580253 gene encoding probable WRKY transcription factor 75 has translation MFSYYSSSSTSPASGVNSTCISTNTTHDIHADYHQQTWSTEKTEDWVHESLDDVADDHVSPSNSRLIIDADNGTNNKQGISMASTKLQSGNKIIKGDHQKRLKAGLKRAFQTRSQVDILDDGYRWRKYGQKAVKNNKFPRNYYRCTHQGCNVKKQVQRLSNEEGIVVTTYEGMHSHPIEKPTNNFENILTQMQIYSR, from the exons ATGTTTTCTTACTACTCTTCATCTTCAACATCACCCGCATCCGGCGTTAATTCTACGTGTATATCAACAAACACGACGCATGACATCCATGCTGATTACCATCAGCAGACGTGGTCAACTGAGAAAACCGAAGATTGGGTGCACGAAAGCTTGGATGATGTTGCGGATGATCATGTTTCCCCAAGCAACAGCAGGCTAATTATAGACGCCGATAATGGTACTAATAACAAGCAGGGGATCAGCATGGCCTCGACGAAGCTGCAGAGTGgtaataaaatcataaaaggTGATCATCAGAAGAGGTTAAAAGCCGGCCTTAAACGTGCTTTTCAAACGAGGAGTCAGGTTGATATACTTGATGATGGCTATAGATGGAGGAAATATGGCCAAAAGGCCGTCAAGAACAACAAATTCCCAAG GAATTACTATCGTTGTACACATCAAGGATGCAATGTAAAGAAGCAAGTTCAACGACTATCAAATGAGGAGGGGATTGTGGTAACAACGTATGAAGGAATGCATTCACATCCCATTGAGAAACCTACTAATAACTTTGAGAATATTTTAACACAAATGCAAATCTATTCACGTTAA
- the LOC122580537 gene encoding uncharacterized protein LOC122580537 gives MALTFGKITLIIGAGIVGSVLIREGRMPGVVDVLSVASDVVTGASKVLKLVKTDGVPTSSTRRPVNDSLLSQVTNLRQELQLLTSNRPVTIVTTSRSGATRKFTTIIIVVVAGYGYVCWKGWTLPSMMFATKRSLADATDAVARQLESVYSSLSDARMSLSSRIDQVDSYVAKLRETSLATEQEVSELSQRSSATAKNLHSVHNAVFTLESRLNRIESVQDDTNIGVGRLLRSSISLENQGNPFSSSRPALGMPQRATFLQPVQIEELQPTPPVSPKARLSLETSVSASGLRVPHENPDMPETRNTQRASNGFNFTEEGSSNSGVFGRTFSGISTVFSRYRP, from the exons ATGGCTCTTACTTTCGGTAAAATTACACTCATAATCGGTGCAG GCATCGTTGGTTCGGTTCTTATTAGGGAAGGTCGTATGCCCGGTGTGGTGGATGTATTATCTGTTGCTTCTGATGTTGTGACAGGTGCTTCTAAG GTACTTAAATTAGTTAAAACCGATGGGGTACCTACTTCAAGTACTCGAAGACCAGTGAACGACTCATTATTGTCACAG GTCACCAACCTAAGGCAGGAGCTGCAACTTCTCACATCAAATAGACCTGTCACCATTGTGACTACCAGTCGTTCAG GAGCTACTAGAAAATTTACTACTATTATCATTGTTGTTGTCGCTGGATATGGATATGTTTGTTGGAAG GGTTGGACACTTCCTAGTATGATGTTTGCAACAAAACGTAGTTTGGCTGATGCAACAGATGCTGTAGCTAGACAACTTGAAAGTGTTTACTCGTCACTTTCA GATGCCAGGATGAGTCTATCTTCTAGGATTGATCAGGTTGACAGTTATGTGGCCAAGCTTAGAGAAACTTCTTTAGCTACAGAACAGGAG GTTTCTGAATTAAGTCAAAGATCATCAGCGACTGCTAAGAACCTTCATTCTGTACATAACGCTGTTTTCACACTG GAGAGTAGGTTGAATAGAATTGAATCAGTCCAG GACGATACAAACATAGGAGTGGGGAGGTTACTACGTAGTTCCATATCATTGGAAAATCAG GGAAACCCTTTCAGTTCTTCAAGGCCAGCTCTTGGAATGCCACAAAGG GCTACATTCTTGCAACCAGTACAAATAGAGGAGTTACAACCCACCCCTCCAGTCTCTCCCAaa GCTAGACTATCTTTAGAAACCTCTGTCTCTGCCTCTGGCTTGAGG GTTCCTCATGAGAACCCAGATATGCCTGAAACTAGAAACACTCAAAGGGCATCAAATGGGTTTAACTTTACAGAAGAGGGAAGCTCAAATTCTGGTGTCTTTGGACGAACATTTTCTGGTATTAGTACTGTTTTCTCAAGGTACCGCCCTTGA
- the LOC122610104 gene encoding agamous-like MADS-box protein MADS4 encodes MGRGRVELKRIENKINRQVTFAKRRNGLLKKAYELSVLCDAEVALIIFSNRGKLYEFCSSSSMLKTLERYQKCNYGAPESNVVSAREALELSSQQEYMKLKARYEALQQSQRNLLGEDLGPLSCKELESLERQLDTSLKHIRSARTQVLLDTLSDLQRKENALNEANHTLKQRLMEGNQISSLHWYPHAQQEVCYDRQYVPQQQSNEAFFHPLDCGPTLQIGYQTDLLTAAAGVGPSMNNYIQGWMPC; translated from the exons ATGGGTAGAGGGAGAGTTGAACTTAAGAGAATAGAGAACAAAATCAATAGGCAAGTCACCTTTGCCAAACGCAGAAATGGACTTTTGAAAAAAGCTTATGAGCTTTCTGTTCTTTGTGATGCTGAAGTTGCTTTGATCATCTTCTCTAACCGTGGCAAACTTTATGAATTTTGTAGCAGCTCAAG CATGCTCAAAACGCTTGAGAGGTATCAAAAATGCAACTATGGAGCACCGGAGTCAAATGTCGTCTCTGCAAGAGAGGCACTG GAGCTAAGTAGTCAACAGGAGTATATGAAACTTAAGGCACGGTATGAAGCCTTACAACAATCGCAAAG GAATCTCCTGGGTGAGGATCTTGGTCCTTTGAGCTGCAAGGAGCTTGAGTCCCTAGAAAGGCAGCTCGATACATCTCTCAAACATATCAGATCAGCTCGG ACGCAAGTTTTGTTGGACACACTTTCGGATCTTCAAAgaaag GAGAATGCACTAAATGAAGCAAACCATACCTTGAAGCAAAgg TTAATGGAAGGAAATCAAATAAGTTCACTTCATTGGTATCCACATGCTCAACAAGAAGTGTGTTATGATAGACAAtatgtacctcaacaacaaagcAATGAAGCCTTCTTTCATCCACTTGATTGTGGGCCCACTCTACAAATCGG GTATCAAACGGATCTACTAACAGCTGCTGCGGGAGTAGGCCCAAGTATGAATAACTACATCCAAGGATGGATGCCATGttaa
- the LOC122578079 gene encoding AP2/ERF and B3 domain-containing transcription factor At1g50680-like, translated as MEGHSSDDQNYGGDYDPKVVDNNCSSYSQRYKGVVAQHNGHWGAQIYTKNQRIWLGTFKSEIDAAIAYDRASIKLVDAPQNFPWTKTTLQEESFQSLYDTGRILAMIKDGSYQSKFDDFRRQTLGTDNNCDYNNLLKANYGYSCRLLFQKELTPSDVGKLNRLVIPKKYAERYFPKVPADSEGFANDEVHLSFYDTQKRLWKFRYCYWKSSQSFVFAKGWNQFVKEKKLMATDKITFYEYYHENPDLRFWVIDTCLSSRNIMGTNLKLGFCEADEISLMKDDDHTRMIKDETTIDDQTTSNDNNIVKTNGLKLFGVQIIG; from the coding sequence ATGGAGGGCCATTCATCAGATGATCAGAACTATGGAGGCGACTATGATCCGAAAGTGGTGGATAATAACTGCAGTAGTTATTCGCAGAGATACAAAGGGGTGGTTGCACAGCATAATGGACATTGGGGTGCTCAGATATACACAAAGAACCAACGTATTTGGCTAGGGACGTTCAAATCTGAAATAGACGCCGCCATTGCTTATGACAGGGCGTCTATCAAACTTGTAGACGCCCCTCAGAATTTCCCTTGGACTAAGACAACGCTTCAAGAGGAAAGTTTTCAAAGTCTTTATGACACCGGAAGGATTTTAGCCATGATTAAAGATGGGTCTTATCAATCCAAGTTTGATGATTTCAGAAGGCAAACATTGGGAACAGATAATAATTGTGATTATAACAACCTGCTGAAGGCAAATTATGGTTATTCTTGTAGACTACTTTTTCAAAAGGAATTAACCCCAAGTGATGTGGGTAAACTTAACAGGTTAGTTATTCCTAAAAAATATGCTGAAAGATATTTCCCTAAGGTGCCGGCTGACTCTGAAGGTTTTGCGAATGATGAGGTACATTTATCTTTCTACGATACGCAAAAAAGGCTGTGGAAATTTCGGTATTGTTATTGGAAGAGTAGCCAGAGTTTTGTGTTTGCCAAGGGGTGGAATCAGTTTGTTAAAGAGAAGAAATTGATGGCAACAGACAAGATTACTTTTTACGAGTATTATCATGAGAATCCGGATTTGAGATTCTGGGTTATCGACACGTGTTTGTCTTCCAGGAATATTATGGGAACGAATTTAAAACTTGGCTTCTGTGAGGCCGATGAGATCAGTTTGATGAAAGATGATGATCACACCAGGATGATAAAAGATGAAACTACTATTGATGATCAAACAACAAGCAATGATAATAATATTGTGAAGACCAATGGGTTGAAGCTATTTGGTGTCCAAATCATTGGATAA